The following are encoded together in the Bradyrhizobium sp. CCGUVB1N3 genome:
- a CDS encoding DUF3606 domain-containing protein yields MADNKSKRGGADRALIALGERYEVAYWSKKFKVTPAKLKYAVKKVGHSAKKVEAYIKLQKHRAGDKMRIALSEPYEVRYWSKKFKITPARLKAAVAAAGHSSKKVEAYLAGQKAAKKKAVKKRRAAKKASKRRKAA; encoded by the coding sequence ATGGCCGACAACAAGTCCAAACGGGGCGGGGCCGATCGCGCCCTGATCGCGCTCGGCGAGCGCTACGAGGTCGCCTACTGGTCGAAGAAGTTCAAGGTCACGCCGGCCAAGCTGAAATACGCCGTCAAGAAGGTCGGCCACTCCGCCAAGAAGGTCGAGGCCTACATCAAGCTCCAGAAGCACCGCGCCGGCGACAAGATGCGGATCGCGCTCAGCGAGCCCTACGAGGTCCGCTACTGGTCCAAGAAGTTCAAGATCACGCCCGCCAGGCTGAAGGCGGCAGTGGCTGCAGCCGGCCATTCTTCGAAAAAGGTCGAGGCCTATCTCGCCGGCCAGAAAGCCGCGAAGAAGAAGGCGGTCAAGAAAAGAAGAGCTGCGAAGAAGGCGTCCAAGCGCAGGAAGGCGGCCTGA
- a CDS encoding alpha/beta hydrolase produces MKNYLAFFLLLTITTASAHGLFPARPQPPSDLMRKGLTDTDTSAGGTARLCDQVAFSRGLRYGDSAQNVLDVAASETKAATPQPILLFVAGDSFTGDSAAPGTAREFQDEAMCFAARNGMIGVRVNYRLAPAAPWPSGARDVAAALSWIHQNVDLFNGDAREIVAVGYAAGAFHVASLLAHPELQGTDTDVAGVVLISGIYRAGKDASDTEKAYFGSDAAQYDKRSAFPGILQVEEPIVLAWAAADPAGLVTQGEALKQALCGAGHCPRTTILHTRDGIASVFGLDGSADSLAEPTLLLVRQLEARGLP; encoded by the coding sequence ATGAAAAACTATCTCGCATTCTTCCTTTTGCTGACCATTACGACCGCCTCCGCGCACGGGCTGTTTCCCGCCCGGCCGCAACCGCCGTCCGATCTGATGCGCAAAGGCCTCACCGACACCGATACGTCCGCCGGAGGCACGGCGCGGCTGTGCGATCAGGTCGCGTTCTCGAGGGGCCTGCGCTATGGCGACAGCGCGCAAAACGTCCTTGACGTCGCAGCCAGCGAGACCAAGGCGGCAACGCCGCAGCCGATCCTGCTGTTCGTGGCCGGCGACAGCTTCACTGGCGACAGCGCCGCACCCGGCACGGCGCGCGAGTTCCAGGATGAGGCGATGTGCTTTGCCGCGCGCAACGGCATGATCGGCGTGCGCGTGAACTACCGCCTTGCACCGGCGGCGCCTTGGCCGTCCGGCGCGCGCGACGTCGCGGCCGCCCTGTCCTGGATCCACCAGAACGTCGACCTCTTCAACGGAGATGCCCGCGAGATCGTCGCGGTTGGCTATGCCGCCGGCGCCTTCCACGTCGCGAGCCTGCTGGCGCATCCGGAGCTGCAGGGCACCGACACCGACGTTGCCGGCGTCGTACTGATCTCCGGCATTTATCGTGCGGGCAAGGACGCGAGCGACACCGAGAAGGCCTATTTCGGCTCCGACGCGGCCCAATACGACAAGCGCTCCGCTTTCCCCGGCATCCTCCAGGTCGAGGAACCGATCGTGCTGGCCTGGGCCGCGGCTGATCCCGCAGGGCTGGTGACGCAGGGCGAAGCGCTGAAGCAGGCGCTTTGCGGCGCCGGCCACTGCCCGCGCACGACCATCCTGCACACCCGCGACGGCATTGCCTCCGTGTTCGGACTCGACGGCTCCGCCGACAGCCTCGCCGAGCCGACGCTACTGCTGGTCCGCCAGCTCGAGGCGCGCGGATTGCCGTAG
- a CDS encoding ABC transporter substrate-binding protein — MRVTGRMLFALMVAVASLGAMSQERAEDPATVSEIRIGNVMPYSGPLSEFGAIGKAEAAYFDMINERGGINGRKVRFITRDDNSDPATALELTRGLVEKDEVLLMFGSFGTPGNLATRWYLNERKIPQLFVASGDEEMSRPRAFPWTMGWQPSYKAEGRIYANYIQAYYPRRKIVVLWQNDQFGRDLFKGIEEGLGDLNRFVVVDIAFDIADEHLDTHVSVLKQSGAEVFVFAGVPSTAARVIKMAAGFNWHPVFILNDAAASIANALIPAGIENSAGVISAAFLKDPSDPAWKDDPGMKDWLAFMDKYNHPESQNNSAALFGYAAAEALTQVLKQCGDDLSRENVMQQASSLRDFQPSVALPGIKMNTRPDNYLPIKQMRLEQFDGRTWQSFGDVIETAFTEGRKR; from the coding sequence ATGCGTGTGACCGGCAGGATGCTGTTCGCGTTGATGGTCGCCGTCGCCTCGCTGGGCGCCATGTCGCAGGAGCGCGCGGAAGACCCGGCGACCGTTTCCGAGATTCGCATCGGCAACGTCATGCCGTATTCGGGGCCGCTCTCGGAATTCGGCGCGATTGGCAAGGCGGAGGCCGCCTATTTCGACATGATCAACGAGCGCGGCGGGATCAACGGCCGCAAGGTCCGCTTCATCACGCGCGACGACAATTCCGATCCTGCGACCGCGCTGGAGCTGACGCGGGGACTGGTCGAGAAGGACGAGGTACTGTTGATGTTCGGCTCGTTCGGCACGCCCGGCAATCTCGCCACGCGCTGGTATCTCAACGAGCGGAAGATCCCCCAGCTCTTCGTCGCATCCGGCGACGAGGAGATGAGCCGGCCGCGGGCGTTTCCCTGGACGATGGGCTGGCAGCCCTCCTACAAGGCGGAAGGGCGCATCTACGCCAACTACATCCAGGCCTATTATCCCAGGCGCAAGATCGTCGTGCTCTGGCAGAACGACCAGTTCGGGCGCGATCTGTTCAAGGGTATCGAGGAAGGCTTGGGCGACCTCAACCGCTTCGTCGTCGTCGATATCGCCTTCGACATTGCCGACGAGCATCTCGACACCCACGTCTCCGTCCTGAAGCAGTCCGGCGCCGAGGTGTTCGTCTTTGCCGGCGTGCCGAGCACCGCGGCCCGGGTGATCAAGATGGCAGCCGGCTTCAACTGGCATCCGGTATTCATCCTGAATGATGCTGCGGCCTCGATCGCCAATGCGCTGATCCCGGCAGGAATCGAAAATTCGGCCGGCGTGATCTCGGCGGCATTCCTGAAGGACCCGAGCGACCCAGCCTGGAAGGACGACCCCGGCATGAAGGACTGGCTCGCCTTCATGGACAAGTACAACCACCCGGAAAGCCAGAACAACAGCGCCGCGCTCTTTGGCTATGCGGCGGCGGAAGCACTCACGCAGGTGCTGAAGCAATGCGGTGACGACCTGTCCCGCGAGAACGTGATGCAGCAGGCCTCCTCGCTCCGGGACTTTCAGCCTTCGGTCGCGCTGCCCGGCATCAAGATGAACACGCGGCCGGACAATTATCTGCCGATCAAGCAGATGCGGCTCGAGCAGTTCGACGGCCGCACCTGGCAGTCGTTCGGCGACGTGATCGAGACCGCGTTCACCGAAGGCCGGAAACGCTGA
- a CDS encoding adenylate/guanylate cyclase domain-containing protein, whose protein sequence is MKQAISEEQRKNGILTGVVIAFLLLALPLAVWLDLTELSKAALRRQAADLNSVITSVRSYYATNVVGRILANPNGSTKVVHNYESVPGAIPIPATLSLELGRVIGAQQENITYRFVSDFPFQNRAPHQLDKFEKDALEALRADPEKKIVETETSLFNDKVRLVAPVTMGPACVSCHNSHPESPKKDWKVGDVRGIQEVIIAQPIAANIFSFKFLLAYLFIAAGSGLSFLSMQRRQANRIKSMNKELESANDFLASLSMKISRYIPPQVYKSIFSGQKDVTIHTERKKLTIFFSDIQNFTATAERLQPELLTQLLNEYFTEMSAIAHEHGGTIDKFIGDAMLIFFGDPETKGDRADAQACLRMAWRMQQRLAELNSKWRASGIEQPFKSRMGINSGYCNVGNFGSSDRMDYTIIGAEANLAARLQSIAEPGGIVLSYETFALVSDVVTAHALPAITMKGISREVIPYSVDALSDGGAAKSGIITERVPGLELYLDPSVVKSGDAARVRSLLENALASLKPA, encoded by the coding sequence GTGAAACAAGCGATCTCCGAAGAGCAACGCAAGAACGGTATCTTGACCGGCGTGGTGATCGCCTTCCTCTTGCTTGCGCTGCCGCTCGCGGTGTGGCTCGACCTGACCGAGCTCAGCAAGGCGGCGCTGCGCCGGCAGGCTGCCGACCTCAATTCGGTGATCACGAGCGTGCGCAGCTACTACGCCACCAACGTGGTCGGGCGGATCCTCGCCAATCCCAACGGCAGCACCAAAGTGGTGCACAATTACGAATCCGTGCCGGGTGCGATCCCGATCCCCGCGACATTGTCGCTCGAGCTCGGGCGCGTGATCGGCGCCCAGCAGGAGAACATCACCTACCGCTTCGTCTCCGACTTCCCGTTCCAGAATCGCGCCCCGCACCAGCTCGACAAGTTCGAGAAGGATGCGCTGGAGGCCCTGCGCGCCGACCCCGAGAAGAAGATCGTCGAGACCGAAACCTCGCTTTTCAACGACAAGGTCCGTCTGGTCGCGCCGGTGACGATGGGGCCGGCCTGCGTGAGCTGCCACAACAGCCATCCCGAAAGCCCGAAGAAGGACTGGAAGGTTGGCGACGTCAGGGGCATCCAGGAGGTGATCATCGCGCAGCCGATCGCCGCGAACATCTTCTCGTTCAAATTCCTGCTCGCCTATCTCTTCATCGCGGCGGGCAGCGGGCTCTCCTTCCTTTCAATGCAGCGCCGTCAGGCCAACCGCATCAAGTCGATGAACAAGGAGCTCGAATCCGCCAACGACTTCCTCGCCTCGCTCTCGATGAAGATCTCGCGCTACATCCCGCCGCAGGTCTACAAGAGCATCTTCAGCGGGCAGAAGGACGTCACCATCCACACCGAGCGCAAGAAGCTCACCATCTTCTTTTCCGACATCCAGAATTTCACCGCGACCGCCGAGCGGCTCCAGCCGGAACTTCTGACCCAGCTCCTCAACGAATATTTCACCGAGATGTCGGCGATTGCGCATGAACATGGCGGCACCATCGACAAGTTCATCGGCGATGCCATGCTGATCTTCTTCGGCGATCCCGAGACCAAGGGCGACCGCGCCGACGCACAAGCTTGCCTGCGGATGGCCTGGCGCATGCAGCAGCGCCTCGCCGAGCTCAATTCCAAATGGCGCGCCTCCGGCATCGAGCAGCCCTTCAAGTCGCGCATGGGCATCAATTCCGGCTATTGCAACGTCGGCAATTTCGGCAGCAGCGACCGCATGGACTACACGATCATCGGCGCCGAGGCGAACCTCGCCGCGCGCCTGCAATCGATCGCCGAGCCCGGTGGCATCGTGCTGAGCTACGAGACCTTCGCATTGGTCAGCGACGTCGTCACCGCGCATGCGCTGCCGGCGATCACCATGAAGGGCATCAGCCGCGAGGTCATTCCCTATTCGGTCGATGCGCTGAGCGACGGGGGAGCAGCAAAGAGCGGGATCATCACCGAGCGCGTTCCGGGCCTGGAGCTCTATCTCGATCCGTCGGTCGTGAAATCGGGCGATGCCGCGCGGGTGCGCTCGCTCCTGGAGAACGCGCTGGCTTCACTCAAGCCCGCGTGA